The following are encoded in a window of Methanomassiliicoccales archaeon genomic DNA:
- the alaS gene encoding alanine--tRNA ligase — translation MNRSEYELDYFKQNGFVKKKCIKCGRYFWTLGDWETCGEPPCDEYTFIGHSPMKKSLGLHEMREAYLSYFEKNGHTRINRYPIVARWRDDVFFTQASIYDFQPWVIEGVVDPPANPLVISQTCVRFNDIDNVGKTGRHFTFFEMLAHHAFNRPGREIYFKDRTVELCHQFFTSCLGAEPSKMRYIEEWWEGGGNSGPCLEVILDGVELATLVFMMYKDTPEGRKPLDMKVVDTGYGLERITWVSQGTSSAYEAVFGPILTYLKKESEISTDKRILEEYSKVAGMTNAKTASDIRRIREITAERIGISYSELIKHVRPLEDIYVVCDHTRALAFMLNDGVVPSNVREGYFARLLVRRALRAMRNLNLNIPLHEIVGRQIDYFSLVFPDMLANKEDILELVRFEEQKYKETLSRGKQLVSRLTKDLGPDGHISTEMLIELYDSHGLNPEIVQEFTTLRVDIPDDFYIRVAARHEQPEAEDEEETVPVEVPEDLPETKLLFYEDAELLEFDATVVATIEKGVVLDRTAFYPEGGGQECDKGTLNGQEVVRVLRKGKSVLHFIEGDIPEVGTEVKGIVNKGRRLQLMRHHTAAHLINGMARKLLGNHVWQAGAHKSEEMGRLDITHHRNLTDEEIKKLELEINKIVLQNIPVIIKEMPRIEAERLYGFRLYQGGVVPGAFVRVVEIGGVDAEACGGLHASNTSQVGLLSILRTRRIQDGVVRIEYCVGMPAVEKMIEFKEKVSLLAERLRVPPDQVPATIDKITTELKETRKSYECLLGAYNKLIVEYLMENAADVGGLKVIAYRAKEHEDPVEISRTLAKGERVVAVIFTRDKPSKVLVSCSKEADIDCRSLLSEITAHAGGSGGGKKDFAQAGGIREECIDNLIDLMPNIVRNIIKGCAG, via the coding sequence ATGAATCGATCAGAATACGAGCTCGATTATTTCAAACAGAATGGTTTCGTAAAGAAGAAGTGTATCAAGTGCGGTAGATACTTCTGGACACTGGGAGATTGGGAAACTTGCGGTGAACCCCCCTGTGATGAATATACTTTTATAGGCCATTCCCCGATGAAAAAGTCCCTTGGCCTTCATGAAATGAGAGAAGCATATCTTAGTTATTTTGAAAAGAATGGTCATACGAGGATTAACCGATATCCAATTGTTGCCCGTTGGAGAGATGATGTCTTTTTCACTCAGGCATCGATATATGATTTTCAACCATGGGTCATTGAAGGAGTCGTTGATCCACCAGCAAATCCACTTGTGATTTCCCAAACGTGTGTAAGATTCAATGATATTGATAATGTGGGCAAAACCGGAAGGCATTTTACGTTCTTTGAGATGCTCGCGCATCACGCTTTCAATAGGCCTGGAAGAGAGATCTATTTCAAAGATAGAACTGTAGAACTCTGTCATCAATTCTTCACATCTTGCCTCGGCGCTGAGCCAAGCAAAATGAGGTACATCGAAGAGTGGTGGGAGGGAGGAGGGAATTCGGGTCCGTGCCTCGAAGTCATACTCGATGGAGTCGAACTCGCTACCCTCGTCTTTATGATGTATAAGGATACCCCCGAAGGAAGGAAACCTCTTGATATGAAGGTTGTCGATACGGGCTATGGACTTGAAAGAATCACATGGGTTTCGCAGGGAACTTCGTCGGCGTACGAAGCCGTTTTTGGACCGATTTTAACATATCTCAAAAAAGAATCCGAGATATCCACCGACAAGAGGATTCTCGAAGAATACAGCAAAGTGGCGGGCATGACAAATGCCAAAACTGCATCAGATATAAGGAGAATCAGGGAAATTACAGCGGAGCGAATTGGAATATCATATTCAGAGCTGATTAAGCATGTGAGACCATTGGAAGATATATACGTCGTATGCGACCATACAAGAGCTCTTGCATTCATGCTGAATGATGGCGTCGTGCCTTCAAACGTGAGGGAGGGTTACTTCGCTAGGTTACTAGTAAGAAGGGCGCTCAGAGCCATGCGAAACCTCAACTTGAACATTCCCCTTCATGAGATTGTTGGAAGGCAGATCGATTACTTTAGTCTAGTTTTTCCTGATATGTTGGCAAATAAGGAAGACATTCTTGAACTTGTCAGATTTGAAGAGCAGAAATATAAAGAAACTCTGTCGAGAGGAAAACAGCTTGTATCGAGATTAACCAAGGATCTCGGACCTGACGGGCACATCTCGACGGAAATGCTCATCGAACTCTATGATTCACACGGTCTCAATCCTGAAATCGTCCAGGAGTTCACGACGCTGCGGGTCGATATTCCAGATGACTTTTATATTCGCGTTGCTGCAAGGCATGAACAACCTGAAGCCGAAGACGAGGAGGAGACCGTACCAGTAGAGGTGCCTGAGGATCTTCCAGAAACAAAATTGCTGTTTTACGAGGATGCCGAGCTCCTTGAGTTCGACGCAACCGTTGTAGCAACTATTGAAAAGGGTGTTGTCCTTGATAGAACTGCTTTCTATCCAGAAGGTGGCGGACAGGAATGTGATAAGGGAACACTCAACGGACAAGAAGTGGTCAGAGTTCTGAGAAAAGGAAAAAGTGTTCTGCATTTCATTGAGGGTGACATTCCGGAAGTCGGCACCGAAGTGAAGGGGATAGTCAATAAGGGAAGGCGGCTTCAGCTCATGAGACACCATACGGCTGCACATTTGATCAACGGAATGGCAAGGAAGTTGTTGGGCAACCATGTTTGGCAGGCTGGCGCTCACAAATCTGAAGAAATGGGGCGTCTTGACATTACGCATCACAGGAACCTCACCGATGAGGAAATCAAAAAGCTTGAATTGGAGATAAACAAGATAGTGCTGCAGAACATCCCTGTCATAATAAAAGAGATGCCGAGGATAGAAGCCGAGCGGTTATATGGATTTCGACTTTATCAAGGAGGAGTCGTCCCAGGAGCCTTCGTTAGGGTTGTTGAGATCGGAGGCGTGGATGCCGAGGCGTGTGGTGGTTTGCACGCTAGTAATACTAGTCAGGTCGGACTATTGAGCATCCTTAGAACTAGAAGAATTCAAGATGGAGTGGTTCGTATAGAGTATTGTGTCGGGATGCCCGCAGTTGAAAAGATGATCGAATTCAAAGAAAAAGTTTCTTTATTAGCTGAAAGACTCAGGGTGCCACCTGATCAAGTGCCCGCCACAATTGACAAAATCACAACGGAACTGAAAGAAACAAGGAAATCTTACGAATGTCTCCTAGGTGCATACAACAAGCTAATTGTGGAGTATCTTATGGAAAATGCGGCAGATGTGGGCGGGCTAAAGGTAATCGCATACCGGGCAAAGGAACATGAAGATCCAGTGGAAATATCCAGAACATTGGCAAAAGGGGAACGAGTAGTAGCGGTTATTTTCACACGAGACAAACCCTCGAAGGTCCTGGTTTCATGTAGCAAAGAAGCTGATATCGATTGCAGATCTCTGCTCTCCGAAATCACGGCACATGCAGGTGGATCAGGAGGCGGCAAAAAGGATTTTGCGCAGGCGGGCGGAATCCGCGAAGAGTGTATCGATAATTTAATTGATTTAATGCCTAACATCGTGAGAAACATCATCAAAGGTTGTGCTGGCTAA
- a CDS encoding VIT1/CCC1 transporter family protein: MSNNKLLGRLRVYSRVTKLDAILRRYFIIGAFDGALTILGVILGAAAAGHLTREIVLSSGIGGGIALAISSIVGAYEAERMECRVLQTNIERAMLSPISGTEFDEVLKVSAVLSSLIHGLAPLLAALIPVSPFIFLDVKTAAVMSITITLLFLFFMGFYFGKLAREKMIMSGLRFVLVGIITSLVIVIFFGGH, encoded by the coding sequence ATGAGCAATAACAAACTTCTTGGCAGGCTCCGTGTGTACTCGAGAGTTACCAAACTGGATGCGATTCTTAGGCGCTACTTCATCATCGGTGCCTTCGACGGTGCGCTGACAATTCTTGGGGTCATATTGGGTGCAGCAGCAGCTGGTCACCTAACACGGGAAATCGTCTTGAGTTCTGGCATCGGAGGCGGAATTGCACTAGCAATTTCCTCGATCGTCGGCGCGTATGAGGCCGAAAGAATGGAGTGCCGCGTTCTTCAGACAAATATCGAAAGAGCTATGCTCTCGCCGATATCTGGCACGGAATTTGATGAAGTCCTAAAGGTTTCTGCTGTCCTTTCATCATTGATTCACGGTTTGGCGCCGTTACTGGCTGCCCTCATCCCTGTCTCCCCATTCATTTTCCTTGATGTGAAAACGGCCGCTGTCATGTCAATCACGATCACCCTTTTGTTCCTTTTCTTCATGGGATTTTACTTCGGAAAACTTGCAAGAGAAAAGATGATCATGAGCGGTTTGAGGTTTGTACTCGTTGGTATCATAACGTCGCTGGTTATCGTGATATTCTTCGGTGGACATTAG
- a CDS encoding 30S ribosomal protein S13, producing the protein MKETEVGRLVETSEMQTAAKGDFKYIVRLANTDLDGNKGVVIALQRIKGVGNRVAEIIARKAGVSRVEKIGSLPDSKIEEIAKLLENYADIVPSWAVNRPHDFETGLDIHLVGTDLELYRKDDINRMKMIRCYKGIRHEMGQKVRGQRTRSNGRTGLTLGVSRQKAQPAKAGSSEKEKSDKK; encoded by the coding sequence TTGAAAGAAACGGAGGTAGGCAGATTGGTCGAAACGAGTGAAATGCAAACAGCAGCAAAAGGCGATTTCAAATACATTGTTCGTTTAGCAAACACTGACCTTGATGGAAACAAGGGAGTGGTTATAGCGCTCCAAAGAATTAAGGGCGTTGGAAATCGAGTAGCTGAGATCATCGCAAGGAAAGCTGGTGTGAGTAGAGTTGAGAAAATAGGCAGCCTACCCGATTCAAAAATCGAAGAAATTGCAAAATTGCTCGAGAACTACGCAGATATTGTACCGAGTTGGGCTGTCAATAGGCCTCACGATTTTGAAACTGGTCTTGACATTCACCTGGTGGGCACAGATCTTGAACTTTATAGGAAAGACGACATCAACAGGATGAAAATGATCAGATGCTACAAGGGCATCAGACACGAAATGGGGCAGAAAGTCAGGGGGCAACGCACCAGGTCGAACGGAAGGACTGGTCTTACGCTTGGTGTGAGCAGGCAGAAGGCGCAGCCAGCAAAGGCCGGAAGCTCAGAAAAGGAAAAATCTGATAAGAAGTAG
- a CDS encoding 30S ribosomal protein S4, with translation MGDPKFPRRTYDTPSHPWKADRIREETELARNYGLKNKREIWKAKSIVRNLRRQSRNLQARLRFGEEQAKIETQNLMARCAKMGLLPMSGATLDDVLGLTAESVLNRRLQTLVYNKGLANTMEQARQFIVHGHIFVNGRKVTIPGYIVKRGEEEKIEFNPASPLANDMHPMRVLKKKTKEEKVPEKAPEKPKVPTKILKVKEVVEVLEESVPDLEELDVEKEEEAE, from the coding sequence ATGGGCGATCCGAAATTTCCTCGTAGAACTTATGATACGCCTTCACATCCCTGGAAAGCTGATAGAATTAGGGAGGAGACTGAGCTTGCCAGGAATTACGGATTGAAGAACAAGAGGGAAATCTGGAAGGCAAAGTCAATCGTCAGGAATCTTCGAAGGCAATCTAGGAATTTGCAGGCAAGGCTTAGATTTGGAGAAGAGCAGGCGAAGATCGAAACGCAGAATCTCATGGCGAGATGCGCTAAGATGGGTCTTTTGCCAATGAGCGGTGCAACTCTTGATGATGTTCTCGGTCTAACAGCAGAGTCTGTCCTCAACAGGCGTCTCCAGACGCTTGTATACAATAAAGGACTGGCAAATACCATGGAGCAGGCTAGACAATTTATCGTCCATGGGCATATATTTGTCAATGGTAGAAAGGTCACGATTCCAGGTTACATCGTGAAAAGGGGAGAGGAGGAGAAGATCGAATTCAACCCTGCTTCTCCGCTTGCAAATGATATGCATCCAATGAGGGTTCTGAAGAAGAAAACCAAGGAAGAAAAGGTTCCCGAGAAAGCGCCAGAGAAGCCTAAGGTACCGACGAAGATCCTCAAGGTTAAGGAAGTTGTTGAGGTTCTTGAAGAAAGCGTGCCGGATCTCGAGGAACTTGATGTTGAAAAGGAAGAGGAGGCTGAGTGA
- a CDS encoding 30S ribosomal protein S11: MGKWGIAHIFASYNNIIITLTDITGAETITKCSGGMVVKAAKDEASPYAAMRAAERVAEIAKEKGIEGIHVKVRAPGGNKSLSPGPGAQAAIRALARAGLKIGRIEDVTPIPHDGTKKKGGRRGRRV, translated from the coding sequence ATGGGCAAGTGGGGAATTGCGCATATTTTCGCAAGCTACAACAACATCATCATTACGCTTACAGATATAACAGGTGCGGAAACGATTACGAAGTGCTCAGGCGGAATGGTCGTCAAGGCGGCCAAAGATGAGGCGTCGCCATACGCGGCGATGAGGGCTGCCGAACGCGTTGCTGAGATTGCAAAAGAAAAGGGAATAGAAGGGATCCATGTCAAGGTCAGAGCCCCTGGTGGTAATAAGTCGTTGTCTCCCGGACCCGGTGCGCAGGCTGCCATTAGAGCGCTGGCAAGGGCAGGACTTAAAATAGGCCGAATTGAGGATGTTACCCCCATACCGCATGACGGTACGAAGAAGAAGGGCGGACGAAGGGGAAGGCGTGTTTAG